A section of the Mangifera indica cultivar Alphonso chromosome 12, CATAS_Mindica_2.1, whole genome shotgun sequence genome encodes:
- the LOC123193034 gene encoding ras-related protein RABA1f-like — MGAYRADDDYDYLFKVVLIGDSGVGKSNLLSRFTRNEFSLESKSTIGVEFATRSIRCDDKIVKAQIWDTAGQERYRAITSAYYRGAVGALVVYDVTRHVTFENVERWLKELRDHTDSNIVVMLVGNKADLRHLRAVSVEDATAFAERENTFFMETSALESLNVESAFTEVLTQVCRVVSRKALEIGDDPAALPKGQTINVGGKDDVSAVKKAGCCSA, encoded by the exons ATGGGTGCGTACAGAGCTGATGATGACTACGATTATTTGTTCAAAGTGGTTCTGATTGGGGACTCTGGTGTGGGAAAATCCAACCTTTTGTCAAGGTTCACACGTAACGAATTTAGTCTCGAATCAAAATCCACTATTGGGGTCGAATTTGCCACTCGCAGTATTCGTTGTGATGATAAGATCGTCAAGGCCCAGATTTGGGACACTGCTGGCCAAGAAAG ATATCGTGCAATCACAAGCGCATACTATCGAGGGGCTGTTGGTGCTTTGGTAGTCTATGATGTCACGCGCCATGTTACGTTTGAAAATGTGGAACGATGGCTTAAGGAGCTCAGAGATCACACAGATTCCAACATTGTGGTCATGCTTGTAGGTAACAAGGCAGACCTGCGACACCTTCGAGCAGTATCTGTTGAAGATGCTACTGCTTTTGCAGAACGAGAGAACACCTTCTTCATGGAGACATCTGCCCTCGAGTCCTTGAATGTTGAGAGTGCCTTCACAGAAGTTTTGACCCAGGTCTGTCGTGTTGTAAGCAGGAAGGCTCTTGAGATTGGAGATGATCCAGCCGCTTTGCCCAAAGGACAGACAATAAATGTTGGAGGGAAAGATGATGTATCAGCGGTGAAGAAAGCAGGATGTTGTTCTGCTTAA
- the LOC123193033 gene encoding WUSCHEL-related homeobox 9-like has product MASSNRNWPSMFKSKPCNTHPHQWQHDINTTLISNGCHRPPFSTVPGYEERSPEPKPRWNPKPEQIRILEAIFNSGMVNPPRDEIRRIRAQLQEYGQVGDANVFYWFQNRKSRSKHKLRHLQNSKQSQQNNQNPQSTSIATNFVAPSSSSSSSEKSSPKGSSKTLSLSSSNAVDVPCTSQTGSVNQTYFQAHNELLTEPYFFPIQQCVGGQSVSQGFDFPELSNVAQVHHPPLGPCTSLLLSEIMNHEATKKEQEDTMRIQPHINYSMTTLPSTFSIAPPPLPSATATSTVPSTINQTQGLEESAGPAAPGVAATPRLTVFINDVAFEVAMGPFNVREAFGEDAVLLHSSGQPVLTNEWGVTLQSLHHGAFYYLI; this is encoded by the exons ATGGCTTCATCAAACAGAAACTGGCCTAGCATGTTCAAGTCGAAACCCTGCAACACTCACCCTCACCAATGGCAGCATGACATCAACACCACTCTCATCTCCAATGGGTGCCACCGACCACCTTTCAGTACAG TTCCCGGATATGAAGAACGTAGCCCAGAGCCTAAGCCAAGATGGAACCCGAAACCTGAGCAGATCCGCATACTCGAAGCGATCTTCAACTCCGGCATGGTTAACCCCCCAAGGGACGAGATAAGAAGAATCAGAGCGCAATTACAAGAGTATGGACAAGTAGGTGACGCCAATGTCTTTTACTGGTTCCAAAACAGAAAATCAAGAAGCAAACACAAGCTTCGCCACCTCCAAAACTCAAAACAATCccaacaaaataatcaaaaccctcAAAGTACCTCCATTGCCACTAACTTTGTTGCTCCTTCTTCTTCATCGTCTTCCTCTGAGAAATCCTCTCCAAAAGGATCTAGTAAGACTCTCTCTTTGAGCTCTTCAAATGCTGTCGATGTGCCCTGTACTTCTCAAACTGGATCGGTGAACCAGACCTATTTTCAAGCTCATAACGAGTTATTGACTGAACCCTATTTCTTTCCAATTCAACAGTGTGTTGGGGGACAAAGTGTATCACAAGGGTTTGACTTCCCCGAGCTATCAAATGTGGCTCAGGTTCATCATCCCCCACTTGGGCCCTGCACTAGCCTTTTGCTTAGTGAAATAATGAACCATGAAGCGACAAAGAAAGAGCAAGAAGACACAATGAGGATTCAACCACACATCAATTACTCTATGACCACTCTTCCTAGTACTTTTAGTATCGCTCCCCCTCCTCTCCCTAGCGCCACTGCTACTTCTACTGTTCCATCTACCATAAACCAAACTCAAG GTCTTGAAGAATCAGCTGGTCCAGCGGCCCCAGGCGTTGCTGCGACGCCAAGGTTAACAGTGTTCATCAACGACGTGGCTTTTGAGGTGGCTATGGGACCCTTCAATGTGCGTGAGGCTTTTGGTGAAGACGCCGTGCTGCTTCACTCCTCTGGTCAGCCTGTTCTCACCAACGAGTGGGGTGTCACTCTCCAGTCGCTCCATCATGGCGCATTTTACTATTTG ATATAG
- the LOC123193452 gene encoding rac-like GTP-binding protein RAC13 codes for MSTARFIKCVTVGDGAVGKTCMLISYTCNTFPTDYVPTVFDNFSANVVVDGSTVNLGLWDTAGQEDYNRLRPLSYRGADVFLLAFSLVSKASYENIHKKWIPELRHYAPNVPIVLVGTKLDLREDKQYLRDHPGSAPITTAQGEELQKLIGAATYIECSSKTQQNVKAVFDAAIKVALRPPKPKKKPSKQQTCAFL; via the exons atGAGTACAGCAAGATTTATCAAGTGTGTGACAGTCGGAGATGGAGCTGTAGGGAAGACATGTATGCTTATTTCCTACACTTGCAACACCTTTCCAACG GATTATGTTCCAACTGTGTTTGATAACTTCAGTGCCAACGTGGTGGTGGATGGCAGCACAGTAAATCTCGGCCTCTGGGACACTGCAG gACAAGAAGATTACAACAGGCTGAGGCCTCTGAGTTATAGAGGAGCTGATGTATTCTTGTTGGCCTTCTCACTTGTCAGCAAGGCCAGTTATGAAAACATCCACAAGAAG TGGATTCCTGAGCTTAGGCATTACGCTCCCAACGTGCCCATTGTGCTTGTAGGGACCAAACTAG ATTTACGCGAAGACAAGCAGTACTTGAGAGATCATCCTGGATCAGCGCCAATAACCACAGCTCAG GGAGAGGAATTGCAGAAATTGATTGGTGCTGCCACCTACATAGAGTGCAGTTCCAAAACTCAGCAG AATGTGAAGGCTGTGTTTGATGCCGCAATAAAGGTTGCTTTGCGGCCGCCAAAGCCGAAGAAAAAGCCGTCCAAGCAGCAAACTTGTGCTTTCCTTTGA
- the LOC123192340 gene encoding GDSL esterase/lipase At5g45950-like, giving the protein MFLVLALMPRISQALAVNQLGQLAAEHSITCMLVFGDYSVDPGNNNRLSTDMKSNFLPYGMDFFNGRPTGRFTDGRLATDFIVNSFGFTRAIPAFPDPNIGKVDILHGDSFASAGSGYDELTANLSSVLSVPKQLEYFKHYKIHLRQLVGEKKTEEIRRNAIFVLSMGTNDFLQNYYLEPIRSKQYTLEEYQNFLVSLIVENIKKMKRLGATRLVVVGIPPLGCMPLVKTLMDQSTCVESYNKAASSFNTKIQEKLAAIRATLQVKSAYLDCFNIIQYAVNHPKKYGFVETAKGCCGTGAIEYGNTCQGLTVCEDPSKYVFWDAVHPT; this is encoded by the exons ATGTTTTTGGTGTTGGCCTTGATGCCACGCATCTCGCAAGCTCTGGCCGTCAATCAACTCGGACAATTGGCCGCTGAACACAGTATAACTTGTATGTTAGTTTTTGGTGATTACAGTGTTGACCCTGGAAACAACAACCGCCTTTCAACAGACATGAAAAGTAATTTTCTTCCTTATGGAATGGATTTCTTCAATGGTCGCCCTACTGGGAGGTTCACCGATGGAAGACTTGCCACGGACTTTATTGTTAATTcat TTGGGTTTACAAGGGCAATTCCCGCCTTTCCTGATCCAAATATCGGTAAGGTAGATATACTACATGGAGATAGTTTTGCTTCTGCTGGCTCAGGATATGATGAACTTACTGCTAATCTTTCT AGTGTGTTATCTGTACCCAAACAGTTGGAGTATTTTAAGCACTACAAAATCCACCTGAGACAATTGGTGGGCGAGAAAAAGACAGAAGAAATTAGAAGGAATGCTATATTTGTATTGAGTATGGGCACAAATGACTTCCTCCAAAACTACTATTTGGAACCCATTCGGTCCAAGCAATACACTTTGGAAGAGTACCAGAATTTCCTGGTTTCTCTCATAGTTGAAAACATTAAG AAAATGAAGAGGCTGGGAGCAACAAGATTGGTTGTTGTCGGGATCCCTCCCTTGGGATGCATGCCACTTGTGAAGACATTAATGGACCAGAGTACTTGTGTAGAAAGCTACAACAAAGCGGCTTCCTCTTTCAACACCAAGATTCAAGAGAAATTAGCCGCCATTAGAGCAACTTTACAGGTCAAATCTGCATATTTAGACTGTTttaatatcatacaatatgCAGTAAACCACCCCAAAAAATATG GTTTTGTTGAAACTGCAAAGGGATGCTGCGGGACAGGAGCAATAGAATATGGCAATACATGTCAAGGTTTAACTGTTTGTGAAGATCCATCAAAATATGTATTCTGGGATGCTGTCCACCCAACCTAA
- the LOC123192337 gene encoding D-aminoacyl-tRNA deacylase isoform X4 yields MYAIPLLPSFVLRITKPKRTRLHRQKLQIRAMRAVVQRVTSASVEADGRIVSEIGPGLLVLVGLHESDTDSDADYICRKVLNMRLFPNENTGKGWDFNKNYEVLLKARPFYDSLVEKFRKTYNVDAVKDGVFGAMMKVNLVNDGPVTMQLDSSLSSKNRNEAEGE; encoded by the exons aTGTACGCCATTCCTTTGCTTCCTTCTTTTGTACTACGAATCACCAAGCCAAAAAGAACACGACTTCACCGGCAGAAGCTTCAAATCAGAGCCATGCGAGCTGTAGTTCAACGAGTCACCTCCGCCAGCGTCGAG GCCGATGGGCGAATTGTGTCAGAAATCGGGCCGGGTCTGCTTGTCCTCGTTGGACTCCACGAGTCTGACACTGACTCCGATGCTGATTACAT TTGCCGCAAAGTTTTGAACATGAGGTTGTTTCCTAATGAAAATACAGGCAAAGGATGGGACtttaat AAGAATTATGAAGTTTTACTg AAAGCTAGACCGTTCTATGATTCTTTAGTTGAAAAATTCCGGAAAACTTACAACGTTGATGCAGTGAAAG ATGGTGTCTTTGGAGCAATGATGAag GTAAATCTGGTTAATGATGGGCCAGTCACAATGCAGCTTGATTCATCACTGTCTTCCAA GAATAGAAACGAAGCAGAAGGGGAATAA
- the LOC123192337 gene encoding D-aminoacyl-tRNA deacylase isoform X3 yields MYAIPLLPSFVLRITKPKRTRLHRQKLQIRAMRAVVQRVTSASVEADGRIVSEIGPGLLVLVGLHESDTDSDADYICRKVLNMRLFPNENTGKGWDFNVMQKNYEVLLKARPFYDSLVEKFRKTYNVDAVKDGVFGAMMKVNLVNDGPVTMQLDSSLSSKNRNEAEGE; encoded by the exons aTGTACGCCATTCCTTTGCTTCCTTCTTTTGTACTACGAATCACCAAGCCAAAAAGAACACGACTTCACCGGCAGAAGCTTCAAATCAGAGCCATGCGAGCTGTAGTTCAACGAGTCACCTCCGCCAGCGTCGAG GCCGATGGGCGAATTGTGTCAGAAATCGGGCCGGGTCTGCTTGTCCTCGTTGGACTCCACGAGTCTGACACTGACTCCGATGCTGATTACAT TTGCCGCAAAGTTTTGAACATGAGGTTGTTTCCTAATGAAAATACAGGCAAAGGATGGGACtttaat GTTATGCAGAAGAATTATGAAGTTTTACTg AAAGCTAGACCGTTCTATGATTCTTTAGTTGAAAAATTCCGGAAAACTTACAACGTTGATGCAGTGAAAG ATGGTGTCTTTGGAGCAATGATGAag GTAAATCTGGTTAATGATGGGCCAGTCACAATGCAGCTTGATTCATCACTGTCTTCCAA GAATAGAAACGAAGCAGAAGGGGAATAA
- the LOC123192337 gene encoding D-aminoacyl-tRNA deacylase isoform X2, with protein MYAIPLLPSFVLRITKPKRTRLHRQKLQIRAMRAVVQRVTSASVEADGRIVSEIGPGLLVLVGLHESDTDSDADYICRKVLNMRLFPNENTGKGWDFNKNYEVLLVSQFTLYGILKGNKPDFHVAMPPQKARPFYDSLVEKFRKTYNVDAVKDGVFGAMMKVNLVNDGPVTMQLDSSLSSKNRNEAEGE; from the exons aTGTACGCCATTCCTTTGCTTCCTTCTTTTGTACTACGAATCACCAAGCCAAAAAGAACACGACTTCACCGGCAGAAGCTTCAAATCAGAGCCATGCGAGCTGTAGTTCAACGAGTCACCTCCGCCAGCGTCGAG GCCGATGGGCGAATTGTGTCAGAAATCGGGCCGGGTCTGCTTGTCCTCGTTGGACTCCACGAGTCTGACACTGACTCCGATGCTGATTACAT TTGCCGCAAAGTTTTGAACATGAGGTTGTTTCCTAATGAAAATACAGGCAAAGGATGGGACtttaat AAGAATTATGAAGTTTTACTgg TGAGTCAGTTTACATTGTATGGAATTTTGAAGGGTAACAAGCCTGATTTTCACGTTGCAATGCCACCCCAGAAAGCTAGACCGTTCTATGATTCTTTAGTTGAAAAATTCCGGAAAACTTACAACGTTGATGCAGTGAAAG ATGGTGTCTTTGGAGCAATGATGAag GTAAATCTGGTTAATGATGGGCCAGTCACAATGCAGCTTGATTCATCACTGTCTTCCAA GAATAGAAACGAAGCAGAAGGGGAATAA
- the LOC123192337 gene encoding D-aminoacyl-tRNA deacylase isoform X1 has protein sequence MYAIPLLPSFVLRITKPKRTRLHRQKLQIRAMRAVVQRVTSASVEADGRIVSEIGPGLLVLVGLHESDTDSDADYICRKVLNMRLFPNENTGKGWDFNVMQKNYEVLLVSQFTLYGILKGNKPDFHVAMPPQKARPFYDSLVEKFRKTYNVDAVKDGVFGAMMKVNLVNDGPVTMQLDSSLSSKNRNEAEGE, from the exons aTGTACGCCATTCCTTTGCTTCCTTCTTTTGTACTACGAATCACCAAGCCAAAAAGAACACGACTTCACCGGCAGAAGCTTCAAATCAGAGCCATGCGAGCTGTAGTTCAACGAGTCACCTCCGCCAGCGTCGAG GCCGATGGGCGAATTGTGTCAGAAATCGGGCCGGGTCTGCTTGTCCTCGTTGGACTCCACGAGTCTGACACTGACTCCGATGCTGATTACAT TTGCCGCAAAGTTTTGAACATGAGGTTGTTTCCTAATGAAAATACAGGCAAAGGATGGGACtttaat GTTATGCAGAAGAATTATGAAGTTTTACTgg TGAGTCAGTTTACATTGTATGGAATTTTGAAGGGTAACAAGCCTGATTTTCACGTTGCAATGCCACCCCAGAAAGCTAGACCGTTCTATGATTCTTTAGTTGAAAAATTCCGGAAAACTTACAACGTTGATGCAGTGAAAG ATGGTGTCTTTGGAGCAATGATGAag GTAAATCTGGTTAATGATGGGCCAGTCACAATGCAGCTTGATTCATCACTGTCTTCCAA GAATAGAAACGAAGCAGAAGGGGAATAA